In the Kwoniella mangroviensis CBS 8507 chromosome 3, whole genome shotgun sequence genome, one interval contains:
- a CDS encoding pre-mRNA-splicing factor CWC21, translating to MNGGVGLPTARGSGTNGYVSRNTAHLKIRDGPPSGPYGGSRYGGYDEPKGPPVHRAPDQGILEHERKRRIEVKVMELRDELEEKGLDEDAIDEACGTLRSKLSSANLPVPRSRPTDSHSIAAAKEAEMSRMQRALGVSINHVEGKAFQRETEEERAARLAEKEERERARVEAALQREREAEKRKKEWEEKERLRRREEYKRQQEASKPRSRDDSPPRRRRDDSPPRRERDDSPPRRRYRSPSASRSPPPARRRRPPSDSRSPPPRRPRSPSDSRSPAPRRRASPSPPPRAARRYSSSPPRGRLSESRSRSPPPRGARSPDSRSVSPPPRRRRYSSDSRSPPPKRARADSEDTRSRSRSRSVTPRSVRSLTPEPSKKRVDEYTP from the exons ATGAACGGAGGTGTAGGTCTGCCCACCGCTAgagggag TGGAACCAACGGATACGTCTCGCGAAACACCGCTCATCTCAAGATCAGAGATGGTCCACCTTCAGGACCGTATGGAGGAAGTAGGTATGGGGGTTACGATGAACCTAAGGGACCACCTGTGCATCGAGCTCCGGATCAAGGGATATTGGAGCacgagaggaagaggaggatagaggtgaaagtgatggaattgagggatgagctggaagagaaagg TCTCGACGAAGATGCAATTGACGAAGCGTGTGGAACACTTCGATCGAAACTCTCTTCCGCCAATTTACCTGTACCTCGAAGTCGTCCTACCGACTCGCATTCGATCGCTGCCGCAAAGGAAGCCGAGATGTCCCGCATGCAGCGTGCATTGGGggtatcgatcaatcacGTAGAAGGCAAGGCGTTCCAGCGGgagactgaagaagagagggcAGCTAGATTagcagagaaggaagagagggagagggcTAGGGTGGAAGCTGCTTTacagagggaaagagaggctgagaagaggaagaaggaatgggaggagaaagagagactGAGACGAAGGGAGGAGTATAAGAG ACAACAAGAAGCGTCGAAACCGAGATCAAGGGATGATTCGCCgccgaggagaaggagagacgATTCACCTCCTCGtcgagaaagagatgattcTCCACCTAGACGAAGATATAGATCACCATCCGCATCTCGCTCGCCTCCTCCTGCTCGTAGAAGACGACCTCCATCCGATTCTCGATCTCCCCCTCCCCGACGTCCTCGTTCACCCTCTGATTCTCGCTCTCCTGCCCCTCGTCGAAGGGCATCACCCTCTCCACCTCCTCGAGCTGCCCGACGTTATAGCTCATCACCTCCCCGCGGTAGGCTTTCAGAGTCAAGGTCTCGttcaccaccacccagaGGAGCTAGATCGCCCGACTCGAGATCTgtctcaccaccacctagaCGCAGAAGGTATTCATCAGATTCCAGATCACCTCCGCCAAAGAGGGCGAGAGCTGATTCTGAGGATActaggagcaggagcaggagcaggagtgTGACGCCTAGGAGTGTGAGGAGTCTTACTCCTGAaccaagtaagaagagaGTCGATGAGTATACGCCGTAA